The genomic interval AACAGCAAAGTTATCACTGAAAAGGCATGTGATTACTGAGAAATATACTGAAGAAATAGAGAATCTTTATAGATAGTAATTCGAGAACTTAATTAAGAAAGCCTGTAGAAGTTTTGCAGGCTTTCTTTTTTTATGTGATGATAAGGTAGGCTAACAGTTTTCTTAAAAAGCAGGAATTTGTCGATAGAAAAAAGAAAAACCTTGCTATAATTAGTTAGTAAAACTCTAATAGGATTATGAAACTGTTTTCTACATTCATCATCCTTATATATTTATTCTCTTCCTGTTCCTATCTGGATAGGTTTTTAGGAGGAGAGATTCAATCGAGCTCTAAAAAAGAACGTCTCTTATTGTTGGGAGGAGTATCTTCTACTGTAAATACACCGAGTATACAGGATTTCTCCTATAAACTCAGCCAATCTACTGAGGGTTTTACTCTCTGGACTACTCCACCTTCGGAAAGGGTTTTTCAAAAGGGTATTGTCCCGGATAAAACCATTTCCGAAATAAATGTGTTTGCAGCGAAGAATGAATATGAACCCTTTCAACTCGTAGTAAATCCTTCTGTTGCTACTTCTGTAAATGTGAGTATCGATTCCTTCGGAGAAGGCATCAGTGCGGAGCTTTCGCAGGTTAAATATGTAAATATTACGACAGTGAGTGATAATCTGGGAAAAACGGGAGCTTACCCGGATCCGCTCTGGCCACTTTCCAGCTCGGCTACGGTTTCTCTGCCTGCTCTTCAGAATACTTCTTTCTGGATAACACTCTATGTGGCAAAGACGGTAAATGCGGGGGATTATACAGCCAATGTTCATATTGGTTCTTTGTCTGTACCTGTGAAGCTTCATGTGTTTAACTTTGCGCTTCCTGATGAGCCGCAGGTTCATTCGCAGATGAATTTTAATTATAATACAGTACTGAGTAAATATGGGGTTAGCGGCACAGGAGAAGATTACTGGAAGTATGTGGATATGATGAAGTTATTCTTCATACAACATCGGCTTACACCCAAATCAGTTAATTGGCCGGGAGGCATAACGGGAACCGGGGCCGGTCCCTTTATAAATTATGACTGTAATACAGCAACTTTAAGCGATACGGATGGGATCTGGGGTTTTGACTCTCCTTCCGATAAGTATGTAAACGGAAATGGATTCCATTCAGGAGTGGGTTTTCCTACCTTTATGGCTGCTACGTTTCGGAATAATGATTCTTCTTTAGATCAGAGACCGGATACATTCTGCGGAATTACAAGAGCTTCTACAGACTGGTATGCAGCAAATAATCCTTCTTCTGCTTATAATCAAAAGTGGTTTCAATACATAACAGTATTACAAAACTATTTAAAAACTAAAGGATTTATTCAAAAAGCCTATTATTATATGGCTAATGAGCCGCAGGATCAGGCAGACTACGATGCCATTGTCTGGTATTCGAAGGAACTGAAGAAAGTAGCACCGGACTTAAAGCTTATGGTTTCAGAAGAGCCCAGGCCCGAAATTTATAATAGTGGAAAAATAGATATCTGGCTTCCGGTTTTACATAATTATAATCCGGATGTTTCTCATTCCCGTCAGATAAATAATGCAGAAGAAACCTGGATCTATTTTTTATATGGAACAAGACCTCCTTTCTTTAACCCTATTACCCTTGACCATCCCGGGATTGAAAGTAAGTTGACGGGCTGGTTTTTATGGAAATACAGGATTCGGGGAATTGCTTATTATTCTATGAACGATTGGTCTAAGAATCCCTATACAGAACCGGCTACGAGTAATCATAATGGAGATACATTTATGTTGTATCCACCTTCCGAAGATAATTCTAATATATCTTATGGCTCAAATCAGCACAGGTTGGTTTCGTCTATACGTTTGGAACTTATGAGAGATAGTTTGGAGGACTATGAGTATTTTTACTTACTGAATGCTTCTTCACATCCTGTTCCAGGTACTACAAATGAAGCTGATGCACAGGTGAATAAAATCATTTCCGGTTTGACGGCTTATTCTCGAAATTCTGAATATCTGTATACTCTACGAAAAGTGATCGGACAAAAATTGGGTGGAGAAATCAGCACAATACCGGAGCTTATTCCTTCTGCTGATCATACAAGAGCAGAAGGGAGTCCCGGAAACTATTATATCAATTTTCAAGATCCAAATTCTTCTCCTGAATCCTCTCCGCTTGTAGTGGATGGAAAAGAATATATGAAAATAGGTTGGTCACAGTATAATAAAACGGATGGATACGGTTGGTACGGAGATTTAACGCATGTAAAATACCAGTATCTAAGTTCCGGATCGAATGAATTACAGAAAAGCATTATATACGATGACTGGGGAAGGCAGAAGACCTTTGAATTTGATCTGCCGAACGGAACTTATTCGGTGACGGTTTCTGTAGGTTGGCAGGGAAAAACCTACAGTCATAACAAAATTCTAATAGAAGGAATTAGCTTTATCAATGATGAGGCTTCAGCACCGTATATAGAAAAGACTCTGGATGTAATAGTTGCAGATAGGAAACTTACAATGGAGATGGGTATTTTTGATGAGTATACAATGCTGAACTATTTAAAGATTGAGGCGAAATAAATAGGGTCTATTTTGTCAGGGGGCTATCTTTTCTGTCTTGACATATTGGAAGAAAACGAAGTATACTCAAATTTTAGGATAATAATTATGATGGAAATAAAGATCGATGACCCTTGAACGAGAAGCATCTTACCTGCAAAGTTTATTGGATGAACTCAGGGGAATCCGAATCGAAGTAGAATGGTTAGAATTTAAAGTTAACAATTCCAATCCGGATGAGATAGGTGAATATATATCCGCATTAGCTAACTCTGCGGCTCTTTGGGAAAAAACTAGTTCCTATATGGTCTGGGGAGTGGTGGATGACGAGTCAAAAGAAATACTCGGCACAGATTTTAATCCTAAAACTCAAAAAATTGGAAATCAAGAGTTGGAAAGTTGGTTAATTCAACACTTATCTCCCAGAGTCCATTTTATATTTCATAGTTTTGTATATAATGAAAAACCCATTATCATATTAGAAATTCCTTTAGCTGTAAATACTCCGGTGCAATTTAAAAATCAAACTTTTATTCGCGTTGGAAGTTATAAGAAAAAATTGAAAGATTTTCCTGAAAAAGAAAGAGAGCTTTGGAAGATCTTTGACAGGACTCCATTTGAAATGCAGATTGCTGCTGAAAATCTTTCTCCTGGTGATGTTTTGAATTTAATTGATTATCCTTCCTATTTTACTTTGTTGAATTTTCATTTACCGGAAAATAGGGAAAGAATTTTAGAATATTTAGAAAAAGAAAAAATTCTTCAAAAGAACACATCAGGAAATTGGAATATTACCAATATGGGTGCAATTCTTTTTGCGAACAATCTGGATAAATTTCCATCTTTAAAACGTAAAGCTATTCGTGTTATTTTTTATAATGGTATCAACCGAATGGAAACAATACAAGAGAATACTGATAATAAAGGCTATGCTTCAGGTTTCCAGAATTTGATTTCTTTTATCAATTCTAAATTGCCTGCAAATGAAGTATTGGGAGAAGCTCTAAGGCATACGGCTCGTATGTT from Leptospiraceae bacterium carries:
- a CDS encoding DUF4091 domain-containing protein; translated protein: MKLFSTFIILIYLFSSCSYLDRFLGGEIQSSSKKERLLLLGGVSSTVNTPSIQDFSYKLSQSTEGFTLWTTPPSERVFQKGIVPDKTISEINVFAAKNEYEPFQLVVNPSVATSVNVSIDSFGEGISAELSQVKYVNITTVSDNLGKTGAYPDPLWPLSSSATVSLPALQNTSFWITLYVAKTVNAGDYTANVHIGSLSVPVKLHVFNFALPDEPQVHSQMNFNYNTVLSKYGVSGTGEDYWKYVDMMKLFFIQHRLTPKSVNWPGGITGTGAGPFINYDCNTATLSDTDGIWGFDSPSDKYVNGNGFHSGVGFPTFMAATFRNNDSSLDQRPDTFCGITRASTDWYAANNPSSAYNQKWFQYITVLQNYLKTKGFIQKAYYYMANEPQDQADYDAIVWYSKELKKVAPDLKLMVSEEPRPEIYNSGKIDIWLPVLHNYNPDVSHSRQINNAEETWIYFLYGTRPPFFNPITLDHPGIESKLTGWFLWKYRIRGIAYYSMNDWSKNPYTEPATSNHNGDTFMLYPPSEDNSNISYGSNQHRLVSSIRLELMRDSLEDYEYFYLLNASSHPVPGTTNEADAQVNKIISGLTAYSRNSEYLYTLRKVIGQKLGGEISTIPELIPSADHTRAEGSPGNYYINFQDPNSSPESSPLVVDGKEYMKIGWSQYNKTDGYGWYGDLTHVKYQYLSSGSNELQKSIIYDDWGRQKTFEFDLPNGTYSVTVSVGWQGKTYSHNKILIEGISFINDEASAPYIEKTLDVIVADRKLTMEMGIFDEYTMLNYLKIEAK
- a CDS encoding putative DNA binding domain-containing protein gives rise to the protein MTLEREASYLQSLLDELRGIRIEVEWLEFKVNNSNPDEIGEYISALANSAALWEKTSSYMVWGVVDDESKEILGTDFNPKTQKIGNQELESWLIQHLSPRVHFIFHSFVYNEKPIIILEIPLAVNTPVQFKNQTFIRVGSYKKKLKDFPEKERELWKIFDRTPFEMQIAAENLSPGDVLNLIDYPSYFTLLNFHLPENRERILEYLEKEKILQKNTSGNWNITNMGAILFANNLDKFPSLKRKAIRVIFYNGINRMETIQENTDNKGYASGFQNLISFINSKLPANEVLGEALRHTARMFPELAIRELIANAIIHQDFSLTGTSPMVEIFSNRIEITNPGKPLVDPDRFLDSPPRSRNERIASLLRRIGICEERGTGIDKVISSTEMFQLPAPLFEVPGDNTRVVLFAHKSFADMDKDERIRACYMHTCLKYVQREFMTNYSLRQRFSIQEKNSAVASRIIRDTLAKKLIKPYDEDAAKKQLKYVPHWA